DNA from Agathobaculum sp. NTUH-O15-33:
AAAACAGCTAGACTATGTTCCTTTGTAAGAACACGGCCTAGCTGTTTTTTCGTTGTAAAGTTATTCTTGCGCCTGCTCGTCTTCGGTGGTATCCGCGTCTTCGTCCTTACTGGCAAGTGCAATCCCCCAACAATAGCAATTAAACATTTTTGTAGCTATTTGCGCATGCTTGCCGGGAAGTCTGGATAAACGAGATTCAATAGATGTAACATCAGAAATTTCAATTTCATCTTTTATAAGAGCGTCGCATGGTACAAGAAGCACATCGCTTAATCTGCGCAGCACTGGTACAGACAAACCCACAATACCACGCTCGACACCTGAGATATATTGAGGAGTCATGCTAAGGCATTCTGCTAATTGTTCTTGTGTCAAACCTGCCGCCTCACGAGCGATCTTAACACGAAGGCCTGTTTTAATATCTTCCTCTTGTTTATTAGCCAATACTCTCACCTCAATTTATACTTGTAGTTTAGATGAGATTGGGAGTATAATACCAGATATACACAATATGAATTTAAATCATATTTAAAATTGATATGCATCATTTACTGTGCTGCAAGTCGGTGGATTAGGTT
Protein-coding regions in this window:
- a CDS encoding helix-turn-helix domain-containing protein; translation: MANKQEEDIKTGLRVKIAREAAGLTQEQLAECLSMTPQYISGVERGIVGLSVPVLRRLSDVLLVPCDALIKDEIEISDVTSIESRLSRLPGKHAQIATKMFNCYCWGIALASKDEDADTTEDEQAQE